A genomic region of Podarcis raffonei isolate rPodRaf1 chromosome 13, rPodRaf1.pri, whole genome shotgun sequence contains the following coding sequences:
- the C13H14orf119 gene encoding uncharacterized protein C14orf119 homolog: MSEPLPLSYVTAQEMRCLLHWLSGWAPAQREQFLRDLVDKAVPWKVLPLLEGLAGLSVGPGKPPSIFECQMRLWDQWFRSWSEAERNEFVRQLEEAVPDLASRFYQEVAATAGQA; this comes from the coding sequence ATGTCCGAACCGCTGCCCCTGTCGTACGTGACCGCGCAAGAGATGCGCTGCCTCCTGCACTGGCTGTCGGGCTGGGCCCCAGCGCAACGAGAGCAGTTCCTCCGCGACCTGGTGGACAAGGCTGTGCCTTGGAAGGTGCTCCCCCTGCTGGAAGGGCTGGCGGGGCTCAGCGTGGGACCCGGGAAGCCCCCCTCCATCTTTGAGTGCCAGATGAGGCTGTGGGACCAGTGGTTCCGCAGCTGGTCAGAGGCCGAGCGGAACGAATTCGTCAGGCAGCTGGAGGAGGCCGTGCCGGATCTGGCCTCCCGCTTTTACCAAGAGGTGGCGGCGACCGCTGGGCAGGCGTAA